One Mesorhizobium sp. J428 DNA segment encodes these proteins:
- the msrA gene encoding peptide-methionine (S)-S-oxide reductase MsrA, with the protein MRLAAAALATAVAFQPLAISQAGAETAIFAGGCFWCVESDMDHVPGVTETVSGYSGGTKKNPTYYDHEGHREVVRVEFDPAKISYEQLATTFLRTIDPTDAGGQFCDRGHAYTTAIYAVGDAQLAAARKAKAAAEAQLGVKLATEVAPAGEFTEAEDYHQNYYQVSAAKYKYYRFACGRDERVKEVWGADAYKGVPAH; encoded by the coding sequence ATGCGCCTTGCCGCTGCCGCTCTCGCCACAGCCGTCGCGTTCCAGCCGCTCGCCATCTCGCAAGCAGGCGCGGAGACCGCCATCTTCGCCGGTGGCTGTTTCTGGTGCGTCGAGTCCGACATGGACCATGTGCCGGGCGTGACGGAAACCGTCTCCGGCTATTCCGGCGGCACGAAGAAGAACCCGACATACTACGACCACGAGGGCCATCGCGAGGTGGTAAGGGTCGAGTTCGACCCGGCAAAGATCAGCTACGAACAGCTTGCCACAACCTTCCTGCGCACGATCGATCCGACCGACGCGGGAGGCCAGTTCTGCGACCGCGGCCATGCCTACACCACGGCGATCTACGCGGTGGGCGACGCCCAGCTCGCAGCGGCCCGGAAGGCGAAGGCGGCCGCGGAAGCTCAGCTCGGCGTCAAGCTGGCCACCGAAGTCGCCCCGGCCGGCGAGTTCACCGAGGCCGAAGACTACCACCAGAACTACTACCAGGTGAGTGCCGCCAAATACAAATACTACCGCTTCGCCTGCGGCCGCGACGAGCGCGTGAAAGAGGTCTGGGGCGCCGACGCCTATAAGGGCGTGCCGGCGCACTAG